One window of the Lachancea thermotolerans CBS 6340 chromosome A complete sequence genome contains the following:
- the CBR1 gene encoding cytochrome-b5 reductase (similar to uniprot|P38626 Saccharomyces cerevisiae YIL043C CBR1 cytochrome b reductase), translated as MDSLPFDSKTLLIGGFVAFFVITLASRFLGSKKAIPVLIKDQYQEFPLVSKTVLTHNTAVYRFGLPKQSDVLGLPIGQHISIKGNLPDGKEIMRSYTPTSLDSDSVGFFELLIKSYDQGNVSKMIGELQIGDKIKVRGPKGFYTYTPNMNSEIGMIAGGTGIAPMYQIIKAIHSDPKDRTKVSIVYGSQTEDDILLKKELDAIVESNPEQFKVHYLLDKPARDTWTGGVGYVTPDVMKSYLPAPGPGAQLLVCGPPGMVSSVKKNAVALGFEKAKPVSKMGDQVFVF; from the coding sequence ATGGATTCGCTGCCATTCGACTCGAAAACACTATTAATTGGGGGGTTTGTGgccttcttcgtcattaCACTCGCCTCCCGGTTCTTGGGATCAAAGAAGGCGATTCCAGTGTTGATCAAGGACCAATACCAGGAATTCCCcttggtttcaaaaactgtcTTGACCCACAACACGGCAGTTTACAGGTTCGGCCTGCCAAAGCAATCTGATGTGCTCGGACTTCCAATCGGCCAGCACATCTCGATCAAGGGAAACTTGCCAGACGGCAAGGAGATCATGAGATCTTACACTCCCACCTCCTTGGACTCAGACTCCGTTGGTTTCTTCGAATTGTTGATCAAGTCTTATGATCAAGGTAACGTCTCTAAGATGATCGGAGAGCTCCAAATCGGCGACAAGATCAAAGTGCGCGGCCCTAAAGGATTCTACACATACACCCCTAATATGAATTCCGAGATCGGCATGATCGCCGGTGGCACTGGTATTGCTCCCATGTATCAAATCATCAAGGCTATACACTCTGACCCAAAAGACCGTACAAAAGTGTCTATCGTTTACGGTAGTCAGACTGAAGATGACATtctattgaagaaagagctggaCGCAATTGTCGAGTCTAACCCAGAACAGTTCAAGGTCCACTACCTTCTGGACAAGCCTGCTAGGGACACTTGGACTGGCGGCGTTGGATACGTTACTCCTGACGTCATGAAAAGCTACCTTCCAGCACCCGGTCCAGGCGCCCAATTGCTTGTCTGCGGCCCTCCAGGCATGGTTTCCTctgtgaagaagaatgcTGTTGCTCTAGGCTTCGAGAAGGCTAAACCTGTCTCCAAAATGGGTGATCaagtcttcgtcttctga
- the HOM3 gene encoding aspartate kinase (highly similar to uniprot|P10869 Saccharomyces cerevisiae YER052C HOM3 Aspartate kinase (L-aspartate 4-P-transferase) cytoplasmic enzyme that catalyzes the first step in the common pathway for methionine and threonine biosynthesis expression regulated by Gcn4p and the general control of amino acid synthesis), which translates to MALQTNWIVQKFGGTSVGKFPEQIVDEIVKVYTTQFKNNVAVVCSARSSDTKAEGTTSRLLRACDLVCNSDPSFAEVLQKVRDDHISNAKQRISNPELQKKLIQDTIAELDLVEKYLNASQVLGEVSLRTMDLVMSCGEKLSCLFMAALCNEHGVPAQYVDLSSVIPHDYECRQGTLDTSFYTFLVMAFKEKLQPVLDLHAKGEPVVPVITGFFGLVPMGLLNGVGRGYTDLCAALIAVGLNADELQVWKEVDGIFTADPRKVPQARLLASVTPEEASELTYYGSEVIHPFTMEQVIRAKIPIRIKNVQNPRGDGTVIYPDNVAKKGESTPPHPPVTLSNSFFEQRRRGATAITSKSDIYVVSIHSNKKTLSHGFLAQIFTTLDKYKLVVDLISTSEVHVSMALPVPDNDSAKALKKAVEELKKLGSVELTKKLVIISLVGKQMKQFIGIAGTMFTTLAEQGINIEMISQGANEINISCVIDEDNAIKALQSIHSKLLDLNTEVELGKAVNEKLEQIKRLAL; encoded by the coding sequence ATGgctcttcaaacaaatTGGATCGTCCAGAAATTTGGCGGGACCAGTGTCGGTAAATTTCCCGAGCAAATAGTCGATGAAATCGTGAAAGTCTACACAACgcagttcaagaacaacgtGGCTGTAGTGTGTTCTGCGCGCTCAAGCGATACTAAGGCCGAGGGAACCACTTCGCGTCTTTTGAGAGCATGTGACCTAGTGTGTAACAGCGACCCAAGCTTCGCTGAGGTCCTGCAGAAGGTGAGAGACGACCATATCTCGAACGCCAAACAGCGCATCAGCAACCCTgagctgcagaagaagttgattCAAGATACCATTGCGGAGCTAGAtttggttgaaaaataccTCAATGCGTCGCAAGTTTTGGGCGAGGTGTCGCTGAGGACAATGGATCTCGTCATGTCGTGCGGTGAGAAGCTCAGCTGCTTGTTCATGGCTGCCTTGTGTAACGAACACGGAGTTCCAGCGCAGTACGTGGATTTGTCTTCAGTTATTCCCCACGATTACGAATGCCGGCAGGGCACCCTGGATACCAGCTTCTACACATTTTTAGTGATGGCTTTCAAGGAGAAACTGCAACCTGTTCTTGATCTACATGCCAAAGGCGAGCCCGTCGTTCCTGTTATTACTGGGTTCTTTGGTCTGGTCCCCATGGGTCTTCTGAATGGTGTTGGTCGTGGGTACACTGACCTTTGCGCAGCCTTGATCGCTGTCGGCCTCAACGCCGAcgagcttcaagtttggaaagaagtCGATGGTATCTTCACAGCAGACCCTCGTAAGGTGCCACAGGCTAGACTCCTTGCCAGCGTTACTCCAGAAGAGGCCTCCGAGTTGACCTACTACGGTTCTGAGGTTATCCACCCATTCACCATGGAGCAGGTTATCAGAGCCAAGATTCCAATCAGAATCAAGAACGTTCAGAACCCTAGAGGCGACGGCACTGTTATTTATCCTGACAATGTCGCAAAGAAGGGTGAATCTACTCCTCCTCACCCACCAGTCACATTGAGCAACTCCTTCTTTGAGCAGAGGAGGCGTGGTGCTACAGCCATCACCAGCAAAAGTGACATATACGTTGTCAGCATTCATTCCAATAAAAAGACATTGTCGCACGGCTTCTTGGCCCAAATATTTACCACACTGGACAAATACAAGCTGGTTGTAGATTTGATTTCTACTTCCGAGGTTCATGTTTCCATGGCTTTGCCCGTGCCGGACAACGACTCGGCGAAAGCTCTGAAGAAGGCTGTCgaggagctgaaaaagctcggGTCAGTTGAACTCACTAAGAAACTTGTCATTATTTCGTTGGTCGGTAAGCAAATGAAACAGTTTATTGGTATCGCCGGTACGATGTTCACAACCCTGGCCGAGCAAGGCATTAATATCGAGATGATTTCTCAGGGTGCTAACGAGATCAACATCTCCTGCGTGATCGATGAAGACAATGCCATTAAGGCTCTGCAGTCAATTCACTCGAAACTTTTGGACCTGAACACAGAGGTTGAGCTTGGGAAAGCTGTGAACGAAAAACTCGAGCAGATCAAGAGACTTGCGCTGTAA
- a CDS encoding cytochrome b5-like heme/steroid binding domain-containing protein (weakly similar to uniprot|P40312 Saccharomyces cerevisiae YNL111C CYB5 Cytochrome b5, involved in the sterol and lipid biosynthesis pathways), whose amino-acid sequence MPLESQKKVRFCLEKEEQDLGAAEHTVLEQPPVISREELATHTSAEDCWLAIHGAVYDVSRYLTQHPGGAQVMLKLAGKDATAQFDDVGHSMESLMFDLGSGACVGVLKARPVTTALSTPQKQQQASEFAPEHSSYWEQLWTWVKHVPETPLGFRNLKWATGELRSRNPSVYKGDAEVRRELNALAIAVVMGVCIIMLVYVKLRCPSMMEHVVLGALPEEMAGENFDIPSWSL is encoded by the coding sequence ATGCCGCTTGAGAGCCAGAAAAAAGTCCGGTTTTGCCTGGAAAAGGAGGAACAGGACCTCGGCGCGGCTGAGCACACTGTGCTGGAACAGCCGCCTGTAATATCGCGGGAAGAGTTGGCGACTCATACGAGCGCGGAAGACTGCTGGCTTGCGATCCATGGCGCGGTCTACGACGTGTCCAGATACCTGACACAACATCCCGGCGGGGCGCAGGTGATGCTGAAGCTCGCGGGCAAAGACGCTACCGCTCAGTTTGATGATGTGGGCCATTCGATGGAGTCCCTAATGTTCGACTTGGGTTCGGGGGCTTGTGTCGGAGTGCTGAAGGCCAGACCAGTTACAACAGCACTGTCGACACcacaaaaacaacagcagGCCTCAGAGTTCGCTCCTGAGCACAGCTCATACTGGGAGCAACTCTGGACCTGGGTTAAGCATGTGCCGGAGACCCCTTTGGGCTTCCGGAACCTTAAATGGGCCACTGGCGAGCTGCGATCGAGAAACCCCAGTGTCTACAAGGGCGACGCCGAAGTCCGCCGTGAACTCAACGCTCTAGCTATCGCCGTCGTGATGGGCGTTTGCATAATAATGCTAGTCTACGTTAAGCTGCGATGCCCGAGTATGATGGAGCACGTGGTATTAGGGGCCTTGCCGGAAGAGATGGCAGGCGAGAACTTCGATATACCCTCGTGGTCGTTATAG